The Chamaesiphon minutus PCC 6605 DNA window AAACGCATACTTGGAATCCTGCTGAAGGGACGATTTTAGAGTTCGCTGAAGCAAATGGTCTGCGTCCTGAATATAGCTGTCGCGCGGGGGTTTGTGGCACCTGTATGTGCAAGATTTCGGAAGGGGAAGTGGAGTATCAAGAAGAGCCAAGTGCGACGATCGATCGAGGTTCGGTACTCATCTGTATTTCTCATCCCAAGACGGCAAGAGTAGTTCTCGACTTGTAGATTAGTTGATAGTTGATAATTTAATCGTGTTGCAACGACTGCTAGACTATATTCGCGATCGAATGGCTCTCCCGTACTTGGAGTGATAAGCTAAACTTATTCAAATGCTCGGAGTGAAACGGAGATTATTTGAATAAGCAAGCTAATAATTTTTCTCGCATCGAATCGAAGTCATTAAAGCCATAGCTTTGCCGGACAATTAATTTGATTCTAGTATTAATACCTTCCGTTACTCCACTTGTTGTTCTACTCAAAAAGTAATTAGCAATTTCTGGCAAATGCTTTTCGAGAGTATCGGCGATGCTAGTAAAAAACAATCGAGCATATTTTAACCACTGTTACTTCTAGTAAAGAGCTTTTTTCTAAGTTAGTTACCACTGTTGCAAACTGACCTCTTCCTTTTCGGCGGCTAAATTCATCTAAGCTGAGTCGGCGAGGCTCTCCCCAATCTTGCTTGGTGCGCTTAACCGTCGGGGAACCCGACGAGCGCGCATCCGCTTTTTGCCAACTCTCTCTTCGCTATGCGACTAAATATACCTTGAACTTGTTCGGAGCTTAATCGCTCTTGAACACTTACTTGCTCGACAGTTAACTGTTTAACTTGTGCATAGATATAATCTTCATATCTACAGGTAAATCCTCGTCTTTTTTCTACCCAATCTAAGACTTCCGTTGGATATCTTCCGCAATCATTACAATAATATTTACGTCGAGGTACTTTTAAGTAAACTAATCTACCGAAAATCGATAAATCTCTCACTAATACATGACTAGTGTCATGGAGATGATCGATGTATTTATGACAATGTGGACAATTAATCCCTTCGTTATTTAGTTGTAGTTGCAAGCAAATAAAATCAGTTTCTTGGTAACAGGTGAATACTGTAGCTTGAGGCAAATTCAGTAAAGAATTCAGGTGAAAGTCCATAGTCAGGAACAGGGTAAAATGTAGCTTAAGCTACATTTTACCCTGTTTTGCGGAGAGAGCCATCTGCATATGCCCATCAACAAGATCGTCCGGCTTGGATCGAACGATTGGTATTAGCCGCCGACCAATTTATTGTAGAACGTCCACTTCCCGACGCACCCAACGGTAAAACCATCATCGCGGGCTATCACTGGTTTGGAGACTGGGGACGGGATACGATGATTAGCTTGCCAGGATTGACGATCGTAACGGGAAGACCAGAAATTGCTCGATCGATCCTACTGACTTTTGCTAAATATGTCGTTCGCGGAGCGTCGGCTTTGCCGAATCGGGGCATGTTGCCAAATCGCTTTCCCGATGCGGGTGATGTACCGGAATATAATACTGTCGATGCGACGCTCTGGTACTTTGAGGCGATTCGTAGTTATTACGATGCCACCGCCGATGATGACTTATTAACCGAACTTTTTCCCGTGCTGGCAGAGATTATCGATTGGCACTGTCGCGGCACTCGCTATAATATTCACCTCGATGCTAGCGATGGGTTGTTATATGCTGGCGAATCGGGCGTGCAATTGACGTGGATGGATGCCAAAGTCGATGATTGGGTCGTCACGCCGCGTATTGGTAAACCGATCGAAATTAATGCGCTCTGGTATTGTGCCTTGCGATCGATCTCTAAATTTGCGCGTCAACTTGGCAAACCTTATAAAGAATATGAAGCACTAGCCGATCGGACTTTAGCAAAGTTTTCCCGCTTCTGGAATCCCGATCTGGGTTATTGCTACGATGTCCTCGACAGTCCCGACGGCGACGATCCTAGCTTGCGTCCGAATCAAATCTTTGCCGTATCGTTGCCTGGAATAGGCGAGAAGGGCTATGCACCGCTCTTGACACTCGATCGACAGCGGTGCATCGTCGATACCTGTGGGCGGCACTTATTAAC harbors:
- a CDS encoding transposase yields the protein MFFTSIADTLEKHLPEIANYFLSRTTSGVTEGINTRIKLIVRQSYGFNDFDSMREKLLACLFK
- a CDS encoding transposase family protein; protein product: MDFHLNSLLNLPQATVFTCYQETDFICLQLQLNNEGINCPHCHKYIDHLHDTSHVLVRDLSIFGRLVYLKVPRRKYYCNDCGRYPTEVLDWVEKRRGFTCRYEDYIYAQVKQLTVEQVSVQERLSSEQVQGIFSRIAKRELAKSGCALVGFPDG